One window from the genome of Rufibacter tibetensis encodes:
- the lysS gene encoding lysine--tRNA ligase, protein MHLSEQELRRRHEREELQKMGINPYPSELFDVTATAKDIKDNYDPEQNNYQEVSLAGRLMSRRVMGKASFAELMDSSGRIQIYVSRDDIAPGENKDLYNTVFKKMLDIGDFIGVKGYVFKTQVGETSVHVTELTLLAKSLKPLPIVKREVDENGVEHVYDAFTDPELRYRQRYVDMVVNPDVRDTFIKRTKLVNTMREYLNERGYLEVETPILQPLYGGAAARPFKTHHNTLDMTLYLRIANELYLKRLIVGGFDGVYEFSKDFRNEGMSRFHNPEFTQVELYVAYKDYYWMMDLVEEMVEKVALALHGTTEVQVGENVINFARPWKRFTMFEAIQHFTGIDISEMDETQLRETATNLGIKLDPNIGKGKIIDEIFGEKCEGQLIQPTFITDYPVEMSPLAKKHRSKEGLVERFEAICNGKEICNSFSELNDPIDQRARFEEQLELGKRGDTEAMVLDEDFLRALEYGMPPTAGLGIGIDRLSMIMTNSQSIQDVLFFPQMKPERQDS, encoded by the coding sequence GGATATAAAGGACAACTACGATCCGGAGCAGAACAACTATCAAGAGGTGAGCCTGGCGGGCCGGTTGATGAGCCGCCGCGTCATGGGCAAGGCTTCTTTTGCAGAGTTGATGGACAGCTCTGGCCGTATCCAGATCTATGTTTCCCGTGATGACATCGCGCCGGGCGAAAACAAAGACCTATACAACACCGTGTTCAAGAAAATGCTGGACATTGGTGACTTCATAGGCGTGAAAGGCTACGTGTTCAAAACCCAGGTGGGCGAAACCTCGGTGCACGTAACTGAATTGACCTTGCTTGCCAAGTCTTTGAAGCCGCTTCCTATTGTGAAGCGCGAGGTAGACGAGAATGGTGTAGAGCACGTGTATGATGCGTTCACTGACCCCGAGTTGCGTTACCGCCAGCGGTACGTGGACATGGTGGTGAACCCAGACGTACGGGATACCTTCATCAAGCGTACCAAGCTGGTGAACACCATGCGCGAGTACCTGAACGAGCGTGGTTACCTGGAAGTTGAAACGCCTATCCTGCAGCCCTTGTATGGTGGCGCCGCCGCCCGTCCATTCAAGACACACCACAACACCCTGGACATGACCTTGTACCTGCGTATCGCCAATGAGCTGTATCTGAAGCGCCTGATCGTGGGTGGTTTTGACGGCGTGTACGAGTTCTCCAAAGACTTTAGAAATGAAGGCATGAGCCGTTTCCATAACCCGGAGTTCACCCAGGTAGAACTGTACGTAGCGTACAAAGATTACTATTGGATGATGGACCTGGTAGAGGAAATGGTTGAGAAAGTAGCCCTGGCCCTGCACGGAACCACCGAAGTACAGGTAGGCGAGAACGTGATCAACTTTGCCCGCCCATGGAAGCGTTTCACCATGTTTGAAGCCATTCAGCATTTCACGGGCATTGACATCTCTGAGATGGATGAAACCCAGCTGCGCGAAACTGCTACCAACTTAGGCATCAAACTAGATCCGAACATTGGGAAAGGCAAAATTATTGACGAAATCTTTGGGGAGAAATGCGAAGGTCAGTTAATCCAGCCTACCTTTATCACCGACTATCCGGTAGAAATGAGCCCGCTGGCTAAGAAGCACCGCAGCAAAGAAGGTCTGGTAGAACGTTTCGAGGCGATTTGTAACGGAAAAGAAATTTGTAACTCCTTCTCTGAGTTGAACGATCCAATCGACCAACGTGCCCGCTTTGAGGAGCAACTAGAGTTAGGCAAACGCGGCGATACCGAAGCCATGGTGCTGGACGAAGACTTCCTACGTGCCTTGGAGTATGGTATGCCGCCAACTGCTGGGTTAGGCATCGGAATTGACCGCTTAAGCATGATCATGACCAACTCACAGTCTATACAGGATGTGCTGTTCTTCCCACAAATGAAACCAGAGCGTCAGGATAGCTAA